A genome region from Macrotis lagotis isolate mMagLag1 chromosome 4, bilby.v1.9.chrom.fasta, whole genome shotgun sequence includes the following:
- the RTN1 gene encoding reticulon-1 isoform X2, protein MQASADSTKMDCLWSNWKCQAIDLLYWRDIKQTGIVFGSFLLLLFSLTQFSVVSVVAYLALAALSATISFRIYKSVLQAVQKTDEGHPFKAYLELEISLSQDQIQKYTDYLQLYVNNAAKELRRLFLVQDLVDSLKFAVLMWLLTYVGALFNGLTLLIMAVVSMFTLPVVYFKHQAQIDQYLGLVRTHVNTVVGKIQAKIPGAKRQTE, encoded by the exons CTATTGATCTGTTGTACTGGCGTGATATTAAGCAGACCGGGATAGTCTTTGGAAGCTTTCTGCTCCTGCTCTTCTCCCTGACCCAGTTCAGTGTGGTCAGTGTGGTGGCATACCTGGCCCTTGCTGCTCTCTCAGCCACCATTAGTTTCAGAATCTACAAGTCTGTCTTACAAGCTGTGCAGAAAACTGATGAAGGCCACCCGTTCAA GGCATACCTGGAACTCGAGATCTCTCTTTCCCAGGACCAGATCCAGAAGTACACAGACTACCTGCAGTTGTATGTGAACAATGCAGCTAAAGAACTGAGAAGACTCTTTCTGGTCCAGGATCTGGTGGATTCCCTTAAG tttgcAGTTCTAATGTGGCTACTGACTTACGTTGGTGCTCTCTTCAATGGTCTGACACTACTGATAATGG ctGTGGTATCAATGTTTACTCTTCCGGTTGTATACTTTAAGCACCAG GCACAAATTGACCAATATTTGGGACTTGTGAGGACTCATGTAAATACTGTCGTGGGAAA gatTCAGGCCAAAATCCCAGGAGCAAAAAGGCAGACAGAGTAA